aaaataaatctctTGCAGCAATTAAACCATAATTTTAAAAGGGAATGTAAGTTAATCATGGATTTAAAATAACCTAAATTAGAACTACATATAAACAGGGAGTTTTCTCATACATTCAGAACCCAAGCAACAGCAACTATCCTTAAAGCTCAAAACTGATTACAGCTAACATCAGGTCCGACGTGACTTACGTAAAGCTGAACCCAGAGTTAGTTCAAGTTAAGATTTTACGAATTTTACAAAACATGAACTTTGATCTTGGCCTCTGTCTTTAAAATGGAAGACCAAGAATACTCAAATGTTTGCCCAGATGTCACCCTAACTAGGGTCATGAAGTCATATCTAAGCAATTAAAGAGAACCACCACTATAGTGTAAAGCCTTTGATGTGGATACCTGGCCTGATGGCTCTTTCTTGGTCTTTTCTAGCAAAAGACATCAATGAGGAAAATAATGAAGACgttattttctttaaagcaaaataGCACACATACAAAGCCACTAAActaatgtagaaaaaaattaaatggctaACTTATTCctaactttcaaaaataaaataatgtattttttttttaatgtagaaaaagACTTTTACCCATATTACCATGGGAAACAAGATACCAAATTTCATGTTTGGAAACTGTAAGTAAATGACAGGACTAGTTAATGAAAATGTAAgtctcatatataaaataagattattattgatttttgaaaTCAATGCCAATGGTTTTTTCAAAAGCTACTTATGTACCTGTTTCTTAAACCCAAATGCCTCCAATTCTGGAGTTTGAAGATCAGGTTTAATCTCATAGTATGTCTAATAACTgcccaaaaaacccccaaaaaccaAAGTCTTCACATTTCCATGACTTCACACTTCCATTTTATGTTCAATGGTGGcagcagcaaaaaaacaaacaaacaaaaaaacaaaaaacaccaaacaaaGTGAAACTAGAAAATTTATACATCAGCAGCCATATAGAAGGCATTGCAATATTGCACCAATATTCTAAGATCTGGCAAGTTTTGCCAGTATAGATCTAGTCTGTATCAGATATAGACTACTCATGCGCAAATGGCATCAATTTCAATGATCCACTCCCAGGTTATTCTTGCTTAACTTTGTCAACTACGTTTTTTCCTCTGCATTTAAAGAGTTGAAAGGTGCAGCTAATCCTAAAACACTTATTATAAATGCTTTTAAACAGCTATTCTTGATCCATTTTGAACTTTGCGGTTACTATCCTTCATGCTAATAGCTttcagtaaataaaacaaaaactgagggctTACATCCCTAGTGTCGCTGGGTATTTTGTACAAAATAAACAAGTAGATAAAACCAGTAACATTATAATTCTATCTCTTACCTCTAAGTCAAAACTGAGGTCAAATTTTCTAAGAGTTTCTACCTTCCATTCAATAACAAATGCAGCAGCCTTACTGAATGTAAAAAATGGGAGTTGCACTTACTTTTAAGGGGCCTTGATTTAGGAGTCTGGTATTACCTAAATGCTCTTTAAAAGTGCTTGCATGCTGCAGGGCCAGAACTTGTCATATACCACTCCGATTCTCACTAAAAACAGGGCAACGTTAAACAGActgcaaagaaaaacattttcaaaaagaaaagacatacatCGACAAAGAACACTAacatttacttttgaaaataaaatataaagtgttaGTTTTCATAACCATACATGTTTCAGAAATATAAGGAGTTCAAATATTACTGAAACAGTATGGACTGAAGATAGGCTACTTTGATAGCAAATGAGGACTCCAGTTATTTCAACtttctaaaaatgttaatatGTGAAAAGACGTTACATCTAAAATTCAACAAGTATGGCGAACTGTGTGTGCAAGTAAGTGCACTAGCTTAAAAATATAGAATCCTAACCACGCATAAAAGGGATGTGCCTTGTGTATTTATAGGTTGTATGCGAGTATGAATATGCTTTCACTAACACAATGCGGATAAGAGAAGGCAGCTTAGAAATAGTGTTTTGaatataaaaagttaattttgtagaaaatttatatttttgcattttcagcaaAAAGCCATGCAAAAAGGTCAAgagttttaaacttttaaataataaaactaaaaagtatAACAGACTGAAATACACTGAAATAAATCTTCAAAAAGGTTTCAGATAGAGACAGAGACTGAAATCACATCCAGTGACACTTATCGGGTCTTCTCTTAGAAGACACATGACTCCTAACGCTAACAtctgaaagaaatgtttaaagcaGAAAATCAATATCCCAGATAAGTGGAGCATTCTATTCAACTGCTTCTGGAAGTAGTTTCAAGAGCTAGCACTTAGAATTAACTTATTGCATGAGTTTGAGgccactgaaaagaaaaaaaggatgctAGCACAGAATGAAAAATTCTTACAATGTTAGACCAATGGCTTTGATAGTAAAACTGGTGaggtttttctttatatgttttaattaattaCTCTGCGCAAATACTTTGTTTGCCTCTTTTTTCAGGGAGAAGGATGTCATTAGTTGCAACGCCTGACCTCATCCAGTACATAGTCCGGAAAATGCAGGTTGCATACTTGTAAACCATCCAGCTTGCAGGGCATCCGAGGGTACTCATCTTCCTTCCACTTGTTTTCATCCGGATCAAAAGTGAGAATGGAATCACTGTAGTGACCATTATAACAAAGGCCTCCAAGAACCATTATTTGTTTGTCCAGCACAGTCACACCATGGCCACTTCTACCAATCGGCATGGATGCCAAGATGGTCCACTGATCAGTCTCTGGGTTGTATACTTCTGTAGAAGGGCATCCCTGAGATTCGAAAGAGGCCCTCAAGATCACACAGACACCACCGAAGACATAAAGCTTGCCATTGTAAGAAATCATCTTGTGAAAGCATCTCGCGTAATTCATCTTGCTCTTATTCTCCCAACAGTTGGTAACCACTTGAGTTCTCCTGGTCCGCTGTTCTATGGTCCCTTCTTTGCTGGGGTCAAACACGCACACTTGCTTGGAGGTGGAAGATGAGGTGATTCCACCGGTGATAAACAATTTGTTATTGAGCACTGTCCCCTCATGTCCATATTTGTTAACTGGATAAGGATCCACAAATTCCCATTTATCATTGGTGATGTCATATCTCTCAGTTGAATAGAAAGTCTCATCTCTGGTTCTGCCTGCTACGGCGTAAATAAACTTCCCAATAACACCTACAGCAAATTCAGAGCGTGGTACAGACATATCTGCCATCTGCAGCCAGGAGTTCTGTCTCGGGTCATACCTGAATACTTTGGAAGAAGCATGGAATTCACcatccgggcccagctcttccccGCCTAACAGGAACACAAAATTATTGACGATAGCAAGGCAGTCAGGTCGCAGAGGTACTTGTGGGCCTTCTAGCTCCCACCAGACTCTTGGTTTCTTTAAGAGAAGTATTTTACTGTTAACCATGCTATGTCCAATCATTCCTCGAAATACTGTAGTTTGCGGTTTTGCAGAACGGATGCGGCTTGACTTCATATCCAACAAAGGCTGCTGGTGAACGTTCTGAAAGTAATTCAATGCTTGGTCAACTTCGTAACGGAGCTGTCGGGAGTATCTATAAAATTCTGATGTCTTAACCTAAGAAcacaagaaaaagaatttaacCAAAGGAAAAAGCATCAGCTGCAAACAAATTATCAAAGCTGACTAATACGATCATCTTAGGCTCACTTTACTAAAACTGCTTTTCCTGCTAAGATCAcctactttcttttgttttctacaaagcttttaaaaaatcttttttttttttttggagatggagtctcactctgttgcccaggctggagtgcagttgcacggactcggctcaccgcaagctctgcctcccaggttcaagcacttctctgcctcagcctcctgaggcgcctgccaccacgcgcccagctaatttttttatttttagtagagatgaggtttcatcatcttgaccaggctggtcttgaactcctgaccttgtgatccacccgcctcagcctcccaaagtgctgggattacaggcgtgagccactgcactgggcctcctatgttttcttaatttataatgATCTATGTACATTCCCAAGCTTTTAAGAGTAAACAAATAATTAGGCACCTATTATGAGAAGCCCTGGGCTACAAGTAGCAGGTATGAGGACAACTACAGGGCTTCACAGTAGAGGAAACCATATCCACAGTTTTCTTAACCACAAGTAACACCATAAAGCTGTGACTGAATCATTTGGGGAGTTAAGTTAGTGAAAatttaaatacatgtaaaatttcGGGGTTTTGACATAAAGACTTGGTCTGATAACTCCTGTAAGAATTCAGTAGATATCAGGTCAaactttttcctttaatttttaaaattttattttaaaattattattactatatatttttagagatggggtcttgctctgttgcccaggctggtcttgaactcctggcctcaagcgatcctcctgcctcagcctcctgagctgctgggatgacaggtgagagtcactgtgcctggcaaacattttcctttttgcttctgGAGCTGGAGCTACCTAATTATGATGACTACCAAGATTTATATAAagcatttttggccaggtgcagtggctcatgcctgttgtctgagcacttagggaggccaaggtgggaggatcacttgagaccagcctgggcaacaaagcaagacctcatctctacaaaaattaataaaataaaataaaaataaagcactttTAAGTATTGTCCTAAGTGCTATagggagaaacaaaaataagtgtAAGATGTGATCCGTTTCCTTAAAGAACCTAGAATGTATTTGGGAAAGtggaaacaaatacaaatttacCAAAAGGTAAATGAGTCAGGTGACAATTAGGTATGAAGCCAAACAGCACATCTGTGAGTGCGGCAGAATTAGAGATAAAGATTATATTAAACTGGCCCAAGACATTCAAGAGATACTTTGTGGAAGATATAAGAAGTAGGGGACCAAGCAGAAAAATCCTTTGTCATAATAAGACAAGGATAAGAGGGTCTTAAATTTGGGTAACAGGAATTAGATAGCGTAGAGATAAAATCTACAGACAACCATGACTGATTTGAAATAGGGTGAAAGAATGAGGACTCAAATGTGATTTGAGCATTTAGATTTGAGGTGATGGAAAGAGTGTTGATATCAatagggaaagcaggaaagatgagCTGGTTTGGGAGAGGTATTCAGCTTCCTTGATAGGGTTCTGAGGCGGAAATGTCTAAGAGCCTGTTGGAAATCTGGGATGACAGCTTGGGAGGGAAGTCAAAaccaggtgtatatatttatgagctTCCTCccccccttccttctcctctctttcctttcctccttcctatctttctttctttagccCATTCACTAATTCCTCGCCTTAGTCCAAAACAGTGGTCAAAACAAAAAACGTCACAAATTTAAGTATTTTGAAAACTGTATTCAGTATAACTGGTTTCCTTTGTAATGTCAGGCATTTTAtcattaaaatcattattttgagaAGGGGTCCTTTCATGGGCTTCACAACATCAGCAAAGGGGTAAATAGCACAAAAAAGGCTGAGAACCCCTTGTCCAACTACATAAGAGAGAAAACtaacattggccaggcacggtggctcatgcctgtaatctcagcactttgggaggctgaggcgggcagattacctgagctcaggagttcaagaccagcctagccaacatggtgaaaccccgtctctactaaaaatacaaaatttagctggacatggtggcaggtacatgtaactccagctactcaagaggctgaggcaggaaaatcacttgaacctgggaggcagaggttgtagtgagcactccagcctgggtaataagaacaaaactccgtctcaaaaaaaaaaaaaaaaaaagcccaggtgtggttgtgcatgcctgtaaccccagctacttgggaggctgaagtagaagaatcgcttgaacccgggaggtggaggttacagtgagccaagatcatgccattgcactgcagcctgggcaacaacagcgaaactcttatctccaaaaaccaaccaaccaaccaaccaaccaaccaaaaccaggctgggcgcggtggttcatgcctgtgatcccagcactttgacaggccgaggcaggcggatcacaaggtcaggagttcgagaccagcctggccaacatggtgaaaccccatctctaccaaaaatacaaaaattagccaggcgtggcagtgcctgcctgtaatcccggctactggggaggctgaggtagtagaatcacttgaacctgtgaggcagaggttgcagtgaactgagatcatgccactgcattccaacctgggtgacagagcaagactccatctcgaaaaaacaacaacaaaaacctgaaaaaagcaaacagaaaacaaaactgagtattttccattcatttcttctATAAATTGCCTAATAGTGTGCCTTACcgatttttctcatctttttcttattgagttgtaggagctGAAGGGCAATACTCTGAAAATCAGCAAGAATCATAAAcctcaaattaaatatttaagtgcCTACTGTGCACAGCCAGTGGTCTGAGAGCTACACAGGTTTTCAAGTAATAGAATCCTGTCCAGCATGGTAATTAAGCACCATGTCTGGTGATTAAGGATCCAATTTAGGAAATTTCTGACTTTGGCACTCATGAGCTGTGGCAATCTTGGGCACATAGCTCAGTATCTTTAAGCCCATATCCTCAACTGTATTATTGGGATAACACATTCATAACCCTATGACAGAAGTGAGAGTACGTGAAAAGGATTTAGTATGGTGCCTGTCGTGGCAGTGTGCAAAAAGTATCAGctattattagctattattaatgACCAGGGCACATTTGCAAAAGTGTCACTCAGCTTAAATCAGTGCATCTCATGACATGCTTTTGTCTGTGTAAAAATTTAGTCTTTCAGAAGATTGAGGAGAAATGAGAGAAACTGTTATTTTGGACCTAATCCTCACTGGTGAAACATGATTGGTAATGTGCAAATGGGAGGAAGCTTTAGAGAAAGAAGCCATGTTGTTTGGAGATCAAGAAACAAAGGAAGGAGAATGCTGCACATATTGGATAGGCAGATTTCAAgtttttcaaaggaaaattaGGATCAATTCCAAGATCAGAAACTGTGTAAGGAAGCTCAAGAAGGCTTGGAAGCTCTCAAAAGCATAACGCTGACTGCATAATTGCAAAATACACTgataagaggaagaaaaggggaatGTATCTAAAAAATCTGATGCGCTGCACAGAGAGCTTTCTGGAATTCAGATGTTAAAAAACCACTTACAACAGATGGTAAAAATTGGGCACATAAAACAAGTATTATAACGAGTGAAATAGAGCTACAAGAATATAGTGAATAAGGCTAAAGCCTCAGGATGAACTGTGACTTGATGAAGTAAGAGATGTGGAATAAATGGCATTTTATAGGTTAAAGGAAGAGTGAAGCCCACCCCCATCCCATGGGGTGGTTAATGTAATATTAACAAATAACAAAGAGAAACAACCCTACTCCTGTTTGATTTCCATTCTTAGCTAATAATGTCTTATTCTTTCTAATCTGAGGATTAAATACAATTACTAAGAAGAACTTAAATCCAAGATGGttgagaacaaaaagaaaaactagctAGTTATTCTCAGCAAGTTCAAGTCATTCGATCTCACAACTAATGTCCTGGGATCCTTGAGGCTTCATAGATAAGGCTGCTTAATTGCTTTCTGCAATCTGTGTGGAATTGCGATGAATGGGAGAGGACTAGAAGCCAGACAGATTCCTGAACTACAGACTGGTTAGCCTGAGGTAGATCCTGTATTGTTGAAAAATAGCCCACCAAAACAAAAAAGCGCCCCACACTTGGAGGcagcatgaactcacagggtaatgCCAAGGCTGACTCAGTTTCCTGTTGAATTTTTGATGATGTAACAGCACTGGTAGAGAATGAGAGAACCTATGACTTCAGCAAAGTAATCAACAAGGTctaatcataaagaaaagagaaacaccaGGGACCCATGAATCACCTGAAATTGCAGCAATAATTGTGTGTTAATGCATTTGGGGGGTAGGGTGAGGTGACTGGAAGTTCAGTTTTTATCAGGTGCTCCAGGGACCCACGAACTCCAAATGTAAAGCTTCGACTGACTATCCTCAATATGAACTAAAGTGATATGGCAGCTGTAGGAACAAAACTGTAAACTAAATTAAAAGGACAGACAATcctggtcgggcacagtggctcatacctgtaatctcagcactttgggaggtcgaggcgggcaaatcacttgagctcaggagtttgagaccagcctgggcaacatggcgaaatcccgtcactacaaaacaaaaataataaaaaaaataccaaaaatagctaggcgtggtggcatgcacctgtggtcccagctactcgggaggatgaagtgggagaatcgaatagcttgagcccaggttgAGGTTgcgtgagccatgatagtgccactgcactccagcctgggcaacagagtgagaccttgtctcaaaaaaaaaaaaaaaaaaaaaaaaaaaaagaaaataggcaagTCCACCCTCTCTATTCAGGTAAAACCACAACCAAGACAGTGTTAAGTTATATCACTATACTATTAAACACTGACAAAGTGGACCACATCTGGAAGACAGTGAAGGGATCCAAAGGGAGAATGGTCAAATGGGTGAGGAATGTTTCGACACAAGAGAAGACTCAGAAAGATGGCAACTCTTTTCAGGACCAGTAAGTGGAAGTTAAGAGGAAGATTTTATGCCAGTCTAAGAAAAAGTTCTGTAGTAAGAACTGTCAAGAGAATGGATGCTCATTGCATTATTGTTTGTAAGAGCACAAAACCTGGGATAACTCCAATCACCTATCAATAAGACATTGGTTGGATACACTCTGGTATACACCATATGCAGCTGTGAAAAAGAGTGAGGTTGATCCATATGCACTAACACAGatattcaaaatgttaaataagaaAACTGCAGAACAGTATGTGGCTcatcttttcatagagaaggcaCTTCTCCCATCCTTCATTTCTCACATAACAGTTTATCTGTGTATCAGGTACTCTCAAAGAGGTATGGAAAGAATGACATTTCTTTCATGTTCTGAATTACTTTCCTTTGCCTTTCACAGGATTAAACAGCTGTCATGTTTTAAAGCTTGGAAAGAATGTTACTACTTTTCTCGCTCTGATACTTTAAAAAACTGTATAATGAAAAGCATTTTGTCTTATTCtgaatatatcatataattatatataatttcagtggtctgaaaaaaaatttttttaatttactgattatttaataaaatagagatTGGGTCACACTATAttacccagtctggtcttaaaatcctgagctgaagtgatcttcccacctcggcctcccaaagtgctgggattaccagcatgagccaccatgcccagcctgaaaatgTAAATTGTCCATTTCCTCTAAACATCTTTTACTTtaatttgtgtgtgcatgtatgataTAGTTGACAATGAAGTATGAGAAATGATTAACTTTGAATACAGTTCCtgtaaatatgtatacacatacacacacacgcatatatacacacacacaaatatataaagtTGGAGAAATAACTAGCCATTACAgctgggcaaaaatttcatgtTTCTCCATTCACTGTCAAAATGTTAtatcatagtgaaacccagtctctactaaaaatacaaaaattatccgggcatgttggtgtgcgcctgtagtcccagttactcgggaggctgaggcaggagaattgcttgaacccagaaggtggaggttgtggtgagccaagatcacgccactgcactccagcctgggcaacagagcgagactctgtctcaaaaaaaaaaaaaaggctggctaAAAGCCTAAAATAAGTCTAGACTGTAGCCAGTTAgagtacattttttttaattccagattttttaatcaaataaaggTAGTAAACTCTGTGGAAATCcctattttaattatattgcaAGTTACATTTTAATTCGCTCAAAATTAAAGACGGTATATACAAATTACCTTTAAAACTTAAGAATTTGAataccatgtggccaggctggtcttgaactcgtgacatcgtgatctgcccgcctcggccttccgaagtactgggattacaggcatgagccaccgtgcccagcctagccaGCCAATTTAAGATACactttttgggggaaaaaaaaaaaaaaaattgagacggATTTcacttgttgcccaagctggagtgcaatggtgcgatcttggctcactgcaacctccacctcccgggttcaagcgattctcctgcctgtctcccgagtagctgggattacaggcacatgccaccatgcccggctaattttttgtatttttagtagaaatggggtttcaccatgttagcaaggctggtctcgaactcctaacctcaggtgatctgcctgccttggcctcccaaagtgctgggattacaggcatgagccaccacacccagccacgaaataatttttaaaatatccaataTGCTTATAttaaatcaaagaaacaaaataccttTTATTAGTTTATCTATCAGAAGGGGTGGAAGTGGGGGAGCAATTCCTGAACTTAAGATGGTGCCCGGCCCTATAAAACAGGTTACCTGTGTGAACAGGCACCTCTCTGGCCCTTTCTACATCCAAAAAATGCTAACCTAATCGCTCGAATGACAAGTACAAGGAGGTATCAAGACTGAGTCTTGGTTGTCAGTTTTATCATCTCTTCTCCACCATGATG
The Gorilla gorilla gorilla isolate KB3781 chromosome X, NHGRI_mGorGor1-v2.1_pri, whole genome shotgun sequence genome window above contains:
- the KLHL15 gene encoding kelch-like protein 15, which gives rise to MAGDVEGFCSSIHDTSVSAGFRALYEEGLLLDVTLVIEDHQFQAHKALLATQSDYFRIMFTADMRERDQDKIHLKGLTATGFSHVLQFMYYGTIELSMNTVHEILQAAMYVQLIEVVKFCCSFLLAKICLENCAEIMRLLDDFGVNIEGVREKLDAFLLDNFVPLMSRPDFLSYLSFEKLMSYLDNDHLSRFPEIELYEAVQSWLRHDRRRWRHTDTIIQNIRFCLMTPTSVFEKVKTSEFYRYSRQLRYEVDQALNYFQNVHQQPLLDMKSSRIRSAKPQTTVFRGMIGHSMVNSKILLLKKPRVWWELEGPQVPLRPDCLAIVNNFVFLLGGEELGPDGEFHASSKVFRYDPRQNSWLQMADMSVPRSEFAVGVIGKFIYAVAGRTRDETFYSTERYDITNDKWEFVDPYPVNKYGHEGTVLNNKLFITGGITSSSTSKQVCVFDPSKEGTIEQRTRRTQVVTNCWENKSKMNYARCFHKMISYNGKLYVFGGVCVILRASFESQGCPSTEVYNPETDQWTILASMPIGRSGHGVTVLDKQIMVLGGLCYNGHYSDSILTFDPDENKWKEDEYPRMPCKLDGLQVCNLHFPDYVLDEVRRCN